TTCTCAGGTGGGTGGAGCAATGGAAAGGCTCCATACACCTGTGCTGtaagaagataaaaattatttcaaggtccaaggaaaatattaagaaaattctCAGTATGGTGAAGCTGAACTGTGTACAGGAGGTAGAATTGAGTCTCACCCAGGAGCTGTCCACCCTGGCCAAGTTTGCTTCTCTCCTGGGCAAGATGAGAAATGTTCAGAGACTCCTTCTCTCCCCGATTCATGGGTCTGTTGCTGAGGAACAGGACCATCAGGCTCTTGTGCAATTTACCTCTCAGATCCTCAGGCTGCAGTACCTCCAGGATCTCCGTATGGAAGGTCCAGCTTTCCTCGAAGGCCGCCTGAACCAAATGCTCAGGTAGGGGATGAGCTCTGGTTGAGTAACAGTGAACACAATAGTGAAATATCAAATGCACTGTCTCATTTGCTGCTCTACTGTGACCTGTGGTAACACATAAGCGGAGCAATCAAGGTGTGAGAAAACCAGTATAGAAGCTCTGGAAAGGGACGTCAGGTTAGGAATCTATGAATTAAGGGGGCATAAATATAATGCAGACATttatgtgatttcttctttgggaAGAGATATCTCGGATGACTTAGGTAAACAGGTTAGTGAAGGTGTCATTGACAAGGAAAAACCACATCAGACCTTagcatttctaaaaataaactctGTGGTCACTAATTCGTGACCACTGTAAGCCTGTCAAAGTCCCAGCCCTTAAAGGTGGTCTTGTGTTGCATATAAGGTAATATTCTGAAAGTGCATGATTCTGAAGTTAATGGTAACGAAGCAGAAGCAAAAGGAGAGAGAACAATGATAGAAGGTTTGTAGATGATGCCTGGTTGGAAGTTGCTGAAGTTTGGCAGCCCCAGGGCAATCTATGGGGTCTTATTGTTTCTACATGTCTTCCAAGTGCTTGACCTGGCCAGAGATACAGGGATCTGGAGCCCAAGCATTGACTGAAGGGATCTGAATTAAAAGCATATTTATCTCATCTCCCAGTACTAAAATTAAGTGATGTCCACACTTGATGATGACTGTCTCAGGCTCTCCTTTGAGCATTTCTAGTGCATCCATTATCTTCATTCATGCTCCTAAGGAAGTGGAGTATGTTGTACTCTGCTTGGCATATGAGGAAAAGGAGTTTTCAAGATTCTTTGAGCTTGATCCAGTCACAAAGTGAAATGGCAGGACTTAGGTAAAATGAGACTGGACATTCTGGGTATTGAGTTTTATCAGATGGTAATAACAAATTTGGCTTCAGGCCAATCATTTACCTCTCAAGTGGAGATCACTTATCACTCTGGTTTTCCATATCTAAttgctagtttttcttttttttccctccagatgTCTGAAGACCTCCTTGTACAACATCTCAATAACCAACTGCCTGCTTACAGAATCAGACTTGATTCATCTGTCCCAGTGTAGGAACATCTGTCAGCTAAAGGGCCTAAATCTGAACGGTGTTACCTTGACCAACTTTCGTCCTGAGCTCCTCCAAGTTCTGCTGGAGAAAGTTGCAGGCACTCTTGAAGAGCTGGACTTAAACCTGTGTGGGATCATGGACTCCCACCTTATGGCCATCCTTCCTGTCCTGAGCAGCTGCTCCCAACTCAGGGTCCTCAGCATATGTGGGAACCTCATCTCCATGGCTGTCCTGGAGCGTCTCCTGCGTCATACTGATGGGTTGTCTGATTTAAGTCTAGAGCTTTATCCTGCCCCTCGGGAGAGTTACAGTTCTCTGGGTATTCTTCACCAGGAGAGACTTGCCCAGCTAAAAGCTGAGCTTTGGGAGATCCTTACAGACTTAGGACGTCCCAGGAAGATTTGGGTTAGCCCCAGCCCCTGTCCTCACTGTGGTGATGACATGTGTAATCACTTGAGTCCCAATGCGTAATACTGCAATACCCtgcctactgctgctgctaagtcgcttcagtcatgtctgactctgtgtgaccccacagacagcagcccacctggctcctctgtccctggggttctccaggaaagaatactggaatgggtggccatttccttttccaaatacCCTACCTAGGTGGTTCCTTCTATCATAAACATTCTTCTGGATACTTGGAAACTGAAATCTAAGACATAGGTCCATTATGAAGGGAAAATGCACCCCTGGTTTCTGATATCTGCTCAGTGTGATTGAGAGAAGTAAATGTGATCCAGCAAGAGTGCATGATTCTAGAAGGATGTGTTGATTTGGGTAGTTGCTGGGGACTTTTAGAGACATGTTTATAAAGTCAAATATGAACTTGAATGTCTGGATGATTCAGTTTGAGTTATTTCTGTATGCAAAGTTGTACAAATGATCAGAAATAAAGAGACCTTCATTGTAAATGAAAAAATGTTGTCCATGATATTATCATGCTTTCTGTGTTTACATCTCCAGAATCTCCAGTTACTGATGCAAGTGAAAAGCGCTCCATAGACTATGATCTGAAATTCCATCATTCCCTTAttagttttttccttttgatttccttactttcttctacTGGTTAATACAAGCAACAAAGGAAACATACTCAATGTCCTCAACAACACACCCCAGTTggaaacaagatggcagaggagtaggtggaagTGGAGTACATCTCTGTACATCAGGAatataccttcagacacagaagtgcttgcagaacTCCAGCTGAGAGTaggcaggagtacctgaccactggaaaagaatatatagaaccacacaaaattcagtaggatgaaggaactagggggaaaaaccagagtgttagtaggactggacctgccctcgatGGGTGGGGGAACTAAAACAGGGGTCTGATCCCCTCATTGCGGCAATTGTCTTGATCAGAGAAGAAACATTTGAGGCcgagagtgaagaagctgatcTTTGACAGCCTAAATCAAATGAGAATCAGGCAATCCTTGCCACAGCCCTATTTACCCCAGACAGGGATGCAGGTCACCTAGAAGGTGAAATAGctaggagctggagtttagggattgtggaacaatcccagggcaagggctgctgttgactgctgGGAGACTGaccaaggggatgtgagggaggagattgtggtgagAAATGCctatggaggaaagccaggcagccacggAAACAAgacaatactgctgagtcatgcataggAGGTggggccatcaccatagcctctctctccccacctgtCAGCATTGGCAGTTGAACAATAGAAAGGCTGCACATCAAGCACCTGATGCATGGAACAAcacagtaggaccccacccagggtgcctgATGCAACGAACAACAGGGtgggaccccagccagggtggcCAATTTATGTGCCTGAGGAGCTGAacagcagagaaggaccccaggcaagggaaccctctaagtgcctgaaccaGTGGAGCAATGgagaaagactagccaaagaggcCTGATCGCCAGCTGCCAGAGGCTCCAAAAGACTCTgttagggccataactcctgcagctgaggcagtccgtgtccctgcacacttggcgccgcCAGGGTTCCCATGACCCAAGTAGCTGTGCCACCTTCAGGCTcagccctcactggggcagagctgccatagGCAAGAAAAGTCTTGCTTCTATGCATGTGGggttgcttctgtcatgtccaactctttgtgatcctgtggactgtggcttgccaggcttctcggtcagtggggttctccaggaaagaatactggagtgggttgccttacaCTTCTAGAGCACTATTTTTC
The sequence above is drawn from the Dama dama isolate Ldn47 chromosome 14, ASM3311817v1, whole genome shotgun sequence genome and encodes:
- the LOC133068862 gene encoding PRAME family member 8-like, translating into MSAYNPPRLVTLAAMSLVRDEALAISSLEYLPMELYPPLFMAAFSGRHSETLKAMVQAWPFARLPLGGLMQKPHQGTIQAVLGGLDVLLAQKVHPRRCKLQVLDLRNTGQDFWNIWSGDMDHVSATSLMAPVAKDMSRTKHPLTPLVEVELSLTQELSTLAKFASLLGKMRNVQRLLLSPIHGSVAEEQDHQALVQFTSQILRLQYLQDLRMEGPAFLEGRLNQMLRCLKTSLYNISITNCLLTESDLIHLSQCRNICQLKGLNLNGVTLTNFRPELLQVLLEKVAGTLEELDLNLCGIMDSHLMAILPVLSSCSQLRVLSICGNLISMAVLERLLRHTDGLSDLSLELYPAPRESYSSLGILHQERLAQLKAELWEILTDLGRPRKIWVSPSPCPHCGDDMCNHLSPNA